The Williamsia sp. DF01-3 genome has a window encoding:
- a CDS encoding MlaD family protein — protein MMTKIVRWQLIIFVVIGVVAIVYVGATYAKLDRMVGIGSYSVKAEFEESGGIFTNAEVTYQGVPVGRVGALTLQPDGVQVELILDSDGADIPESAVAVVANRSAIGEQYVDLRPTSNDGPYLKNGSVITETQTPPPLQDVLKSAVDFTGSIPVDDLRTVVTELGKAFNGNAENLRSLVDSLTNLSQAGLDNLPETISLIQNSDTVLSTQAEQSDEILSWSRNLELVTQTLQASDPAIRRLLTTGTTSATQISRLLQDSGGDITTVVRNLAEDVRTVSPTFFAAGPALALLSALSSGSYSPAPGDGTIHFGIVLEVNNPPACTLGYESTQDIIAAEEARNPDFDINYDDFPFNTEAKCTVAQGNPTDVRGAARAVFANPNIPQPWDDNPKKMPDTLNLNPIAEQIAALLGVRDK, from the coding sequence ATGATGACCAAGATCGTCCGATGGCAGCTGATCATCTTCGTGGTGATCGGTGTGGTTGCCATCGTGTACGTCGGCGCCACCTACGCCAAGCTCGACCGAATGGTCGGTATCGGGTCGTACTCGGTAAAAGCCGAGTTCGAAGAGTCGGGTGGCATCTTCACCAACGCCGAGGTGACGTATCAGGGTGTGCCTGTCGGCCGCGTAGGTGCGCTGACACTGCAACCGGACGGCGTCCAGGTCGAGTTGATCCTCGACTCCGACGGAGCCGACATCCCCGAGTCGGCAGTGGCTGTGGTCGCGAACCGATCAGCGATCGGTGAGCAGTACGTGGACCTGCGGCCGACAAGCAATGACGGCCCTTACCTGAAGAACGGGTCGGTCATCACCGAAACCCAGACGCCTCCGCCGCTGCAGGACGTGCTCAAGTCGGCCGTCGACTTCACGGGCTCGATACCTGTGGACGATCTGCGGACTGTCGTCACCGAGCTGGGTAAGGCGTTCAACGGCAACGCCGAGAACCTGCGGTCGCTGGTTGATTCGTTGACCAATTTGTCTCAGGCCGGTCTCGACAACCTGCCGGAGACGATCTCGCTCATCCAGAACAGCGACACTGTGCTGAGCACCCAGGCCGAGCAGTCCGATGAGATCCTCAGCTGGTCACGCAATCTGGAACTGGTGACGCAGACCCTGCAGGCATCCGATCCGGCCATCCGGCGGTTGCTGACCACCGGAACCACCAGTGCCACACAGATCTCAAGGCTGTTGCAGGACAGCGGCGGCGACATCACCACCGTTGTCCGCAACCTCGCCGAGGACGTCCGTACCGTCTCGCCGACGTTCTTCGCTGCGGGCCCGGCGCTGGCGCTTCTGTCGGCGCTCTCCAGCGGCAGCTACAGCCCGGCGCCCGGCGACGGCACGATCCACTTCGGCATCGTCCTGGAGGTCAACAACCCGCCTGCGTGCACACTCGGATACGAGAGCACCCAGGACATCATCGCCGCCGAAGAAGCCCGCAACCCGGACTTCGACATCAACTACGATGACTTCCCGTTCAACACCGAAGCGAAATGTACGGTCGCGCAAGGTAATCCGACCGACGTTCGTGGTGCGGCCCGGGCTGTGTTCGCCAACCCGAACATCCCGCAGCCGTGGGATGACAACCCCAAGAAGATGCCCGACACGTTGAATCTGAACCCGATCGCGGAACAGATCGCGGCCCTTCTGGGTGTGCGGGACAAGTGA
- a CDS encoding MCE family protein, producing MTSASNTQDSRGPGRWFTPKHIVFIVIALILALVVAGSLWWVFKRVNSTQITAYFKSSVGIYDGSDVRVLGVAVGTVEDVKPEGDQVRVKMRVDGSVELPKDVGAVQITPSVVADRYVQLTPVYTGGPTASKDISLPVSKTMVPVEVDELYSSVQKLSSALGPDGANKNGAVSELVTTGAQNLAGNGEALNSTITELSKAANTLNESRGNIVDTVKNLDSFVGMLAANDQQVRQFNTQMADFNNFLAGEREQLGTALDRLSVALGDVAGFVEDNREALGDRVSELIPTTQMLVDTKSSQKEILTALPLALSNLVNAYNAESGTLDLHLTIPELQDLLGAQCGLLDLGRLKPGDPAFEQFSKTLRPLIDQCTNVADQITAGIKTPTLNLPFGILSNDNLQNRGPVPGTVPGNPDPALEGEN from the coding sequence ATGACCTCGGCGAGCAACACCCAGGACAGTCGCGGTCCCGGCCGCTGGTTCACCCCCAAACACATCGTCTTCATCGTCATCGCGTTGATCTTGGCGTTGGTGGTGGCGGGATCGCTGTGGTGGGTGTTCAAACGTGTCAACAGCACCCAGATCACCGCCTACTTCAAGAGCAGTGTCGGCATCTATGACGGGAGCGATGTGCGCGTGCTCGGCGTTGCCGTGGGCACCGTGGAGGATGTCAAGCCAGAAGGCGACCAGGTGCGCGTGAAGATGCGGGTCGACGGCAGCGTTGAGCTTCCGAAAGACGTTGGCGCCGTGCAGATCACACCATCGGTCGTGGCCGATCGTTATGTGCAGCTCACGCCGGTTTACACCGGCGGCCCAACAGCGTCGAAGGACATCAGCCTTCCGGTGTCGAAGACGATGGTGCCGGTCGAAGTCGACGAGCTGTACTCATCGGTGCAGAAGCTGTCGTCCGCTCTGGGACCCGACGGCGCCAACAAGAATGGCGCGGTCTCCGAGTTGGTGACCACCGGAGCGCAGAACCTCGCCGGCAACGGTGAGGCGTTGAACTCCACGATCACCGAGTTGTCGAAGGCGGCGAATACTCTCAACGAGTCGCGTGGCAACATCGTCGACACGGTCAAGAACCTCGACAGCTTCGTAGGCATGCTCGCGGCCAACGACCAGCAGGTGCGCCAGTTCAACACCCAGATGGCGGATTTCAACAACTTCCTGGCCGGTGAACGCGAACAACTCGGCACCGCACTCGACAGGTTGTCGGTTGCTCTCGGTGACGTCGCCGGATTCGTCGAAGACAACCGAGAAGCGTTGGGCGACCGTGTCTCCGAACTGATCCCGACCACACAGATGCTCGTGGACACCAAGAGTTCCCAGAAAGAGATCCTGACGGCTCTGCCGCTGGCGCTCTCCAACTTGGTCAATGCCTACAACGCAGAGTCGGGCACTCTCGACCTGCACCTGACGATCCCCGAGCTGCAAGACCTGCTCGGTGCTCAGTGTGGGTTGCTCGATCTCGGCAGGCTCAAGCCAGGTGACCCGGCGTTCGAACAGTTCAGCAAGACGCTCCGACCGCTGATCGACCAATGTACAAACGTCGCCGATCAGATCACCGCGGGGATCAAGACGCCGACGCTCAACCTCCCGTTCGGGATCTTGAGCAACGACAACCTGCAGAATCGCGGGCCGGTGCCGGGAACGGTTCCGGGCAACCCGGATCCAGCTCTGGAGGGTGAGAACTGA
- a CDS encoding DNA-directed RNA polymerase subunit beta, which yields MAVSRQSTSTIPGAPRRASFAKISEPLEVPGLLDVQLESFEWLVGSAEWRERAASRGDGNPTGGLEDILAELSPIEDFSGSMSLSFSDPRFDEVKASVEECKDKDMTYAAPLFVTAEFINNNTGEIKSQTVFMGDFPIMTDKGSFIINGTERVVVSQLVRSPGVYFDATIDKATEKTLHSVKVIPGRGAWLEFDIDKRDTVGVRIDRKRRQSVTVLLKALGWTKEQIEERFGFSEIMMSTLEKDNTAGTDEALLEVYRKLRPGEPPTKESAQTLLENLFFKEKRYDLAKVGRYKVNKKLGLVDNPMAGAPVLTEEDIVATVEYLVRLHEADPNVTSTMTVPGGVEVPVEVDDIDHFGNRRLRTVGELIQNQIRVGLSRMERVVRERMTTQDVEAITPQTLINIRPVVAAIKEFFGTSQLSQFMDQNNPLSGLTHKRRLSALGPGGLSRERAGLEVRDVHPSHYGRMCPIETPEGPNIGLIGSLSVYARVNPFGFIETPYRKVVDGYVTDEVQYLTADEEDRYLIAQANSGIDADNRLSDDRVLVRKKGSEVEFVPTSQVEYMDVSPRQMVSVATAMIPFLEHDDANRALMGANMQRQAVPLVRSESPLVGTGMELRAAIDAGDVIISSKAGVVEEVSADYITVMADDGTRDTFRMRKFARSNQGTCANQRPIVDEGQRVEVGQVLADGPCTDQGEMALGKNLLVAIMPWEGHNYEDAIILSQRLVEEDVLTSIHIEEHEIDARDTKLGAEEITRDIPNVSDEVLADLDERGIIRIGAEVRDGDILVGKVTPKGETELTPEERLLRAIFGEKAREVRDTSLKVPHGETGKVIGIRVFSRDDDDDLPPGVNELVRVYVAQKRKIQDGDKLAGRHGNKGVIGKILPQEDMPFLPDGTPVDIILNTHGVPRRMNIGQILETHLGWIAKTGWNIDVAQGVPEWASKLPEDMLSVEPDTNTATPVFDGAREEELTGLLASTLPNRDGEVMVNADGKATLFDGRSGEPFPYPVSVGYMYIIKLHHLVDDKIHARSTGPYSMITQQPLGGKAQFGGQRFGEMECWAMQAYGAAYTLQELLTIKSDDVVGRVKVYEAIVKGENIPEPGIPESFKVLLKELQSLCLNVEVLSSDGAAIEMRDGDDEDLERAAANLGINLSRNESATVDDLAN from the coding sequence TTGGCAGTCTCCCGCCAGTCCACCTCAACCATTCCAGGTGCGCCTCGGCGCGCCTCTTTCGCAAAGATCAGCGAGCCCCTCGAAGTACCCGGACTGCTTGATGTGCAGCTCGAGTCGTTCGAGTGGCTGGTCGGTTCAGCGGAATGGCGTGAGCGCGCTGCTTCCCGCGGCGACGGAAACCCTACCGGCGGCCTGGAGGACATCCTCGCCGAACTGTCCCCGATCGAGGACTTCTCCGGCTCCATGTCGCTGTCTTTCTCCGACCCACGTTTCGATGAGGTCAAGGCCTCGGTCGAGGAGTGCAAAGACAAGGACATGACGTACGCGGCGCCACTGTTCGTCACCGCGGAGTTCATCAACAACAACACCGGCGAGATCAAGTCGCAGACCGTCTTCATGGGCGACTTCCCGATCATGACCGACAAGGGCAGCTTCATCATCAACGGCACCGAGCGTGTCGTGGTGAGCCAGCTGGTGCGTAGCCCCGGTGTGTACTTCGACGCGACCATCGACAAGGCCACCGAGAAGACCCTGCACAGCGTCAAGGTCATCCCGGGCCGCGGCGCATGGCTCGAGTTCGACATCGACAAGCGCGACACCGTCGGCGTCCGCATCGACCGCAAGCGTCGCCAGTCGGTCACCGTTCTGCTCAAGGCACTCGGCTGGACCAAGGAGCAGATCGAAGAGCGCTTCGGTTTCTCCGAGATCATGATGTCGACGCTGGAGAAGGACAACACCGCAGGCACCGATGAGGCCCTGCTCGAGGTGTACCGCAAGCTGCGTCCGGGCGAGCCCCCCACCAAGGAGTCCGCGCAGACCCTGCTGGAGAACCTGTTCTTCAAGGAGAAGCGCTACGACCTCGCCAAGGTCGGTCGTTACAAGGTCAACAAGAAGCTCGGGCTGGTCGATAACCCGATGGCCGGCGCACCCGTGCTGACCGAAGAGGACATCGTCGCCACCGTCGAGTACCTGGTGCGTCTGCACGAGGCCGACCCCAACGTCACCAGCACGATGACCGTGCCCGGTGGCGTCGAGGTGCCGGTCGAGGTCGACGACATCGACCACTTCGGCAACCGTCGCCTCCGTACCGTCGGCGAGCTCATCCAGAACCAGATCCGCGTGGGCCTGTCCCGCATGGAGCGCGTGGTCCGTGAGCGGATGACCACCCAGGACGTCGAGGCGATCACGCCGCAGACCCTGATCAACATCCGCCCGGTCGTCGCGGCGATCAAGGAGTTCTTCGGAACCTCGCAGCTGTCGCAGTTCATGGACCAGAACAACCCGCTGTCGGGCCTGACCCACAAGCGCCGCCTGTCGGCGCTGGGCCCCGGTGGTCTGTCCCGTGAGCGTGCCGGCCTCGAGGTCCGTGACGTGCACCCGTCGCACTACGGCCGCATGTGCCCGATCGAGACCCCTGAGGGCCCGAACATCGGTCTGATCGGTTCGCTGTCGGTGTACGCGCGGGTCAACCCGTTCGGGTTCATCGAGACGCCATACCGCAAGGTCGTCGACGGATACGTCACCGACGAGGTGCAGTACCTCACCGCTGACGAAGAGGACCGTTACCTGATCGCCCAGGCGAACTCGGGCATCGACGCCGACAACCGGCTCTCCGACGACCGCGTGCTGGTCCGCAAGAAGGGCTCGGAGGTCGAGTTCGTCCCGACCAGCCAGGTCGAGTACATGGACGTCAGCCCGCGCCAGATGGTGTCGGTCGCCACGGCCATGATCCCGTTCCTCGAGCACGACGACGCCAACCGTGCCCTGATGGGCGCGAACATGCAGCGTCAGGCGGTGCCGCTGGTTCGCAGCGAGTCGCCGCTGGTCGGTACCGGCATGGAACTGCGTGCCGCCATCGACGCCGGTGACGTGATCATCTCGTCGAAGGCCGGTGTGGTGGAAGAGGTTTCGGCCGACTACATCACCGTGATGGCCGACGACGGCACTCGCGACACCTTCCGGATGCGCAAGTTCGCCCGCTCCAACCAGGGCACCTGCGCCAACCAGCGTCCGATCGTGGACGAGGGACAGCGTGTCGAGGTCGGTCAGGTGCTGGCCGACGGTCCTTGCACCGATCAGGGTGAGATGGCCCTCGGGAAGAACCTGCTCGTGGCGATCATGCCGTGGGAAGGCCACAACTACGAGGACGCGATCATCCTTAGCCAGCGTCTGGTCGAAGAGGACGTGCTCACCTCGATTCACATCGAAGAGCACGAAATCGACGCCCGCGACACCAAGCTCGGTGCCGAGGAGATCACCCGGGACATCCCGAACGTCTCCGATGAGGTGCTCGCCGATCTCGACGAGCGCGGCATCATCCGCATCGGTGCCGAGGTCCGCGACGGCGACATCCTGGTCGGCAAGGTCACGCCCAAGGGCGAGACCGAGCTCACCCCGGAAGAGCGTCTGCTGCGCGCCATCTTCGGTGAGAAGGCGCGCGAGGTGCGAGACACCTCGCTGAAGGTTCCGCACGGCGAGACCGGCAAGGTCATCGGCATCCGCGTCTTCTCGCGTGATGACGACGACGATCTGCCTCCCGGTGTCAACGAGCTGGTCCGGGTGTACGTGGCCCAGAAGCGCAAGATCCAGGACGGCGACAAGCTCGCCGGCCGCCACGGCAACAAGGGCGTCATCGGCAAGATCCTCCCGCAAGAGGACATGCCGTTCCTGCCCGACGGCACCCCGGTCGACATCATCCTGAACACCCACGGTGTGCCGCGTCGTATGAACATCGGCCAGATCCTGGAGACCCACCTCGGGTGGATCGCCAAGACCGGCTGGAACATCGACGTTGCCCAGGGCGTGCCGGAGTGGGCGTCGAAGCTGCCCGAGGACATGCTCTCGGTGGAGCCCGACACCAACACCGCGACCCCGGTGTTCGACGGCGCTCGCGAGGAGGAGCTGACAGGTCTGCTGGCCTCGACGCTGCCGAACCGCGACGGCGAGGTCATGGTGAACGCGGACGGCAAGGCGACCCTGTTCGATGGCCGTAGCGGAGAGCCGTTCCCGTACCCGGTCTCGGTCGGCTACATGTACATCATCAAGCTGCACCACTTGGTCGACGACAAGATCCACGCGCGTTCGACCGGTCCGTACTCGATGATCACGCAGCAGCCGCTGGGTGGTAAAGCGCAGTTCGGTGGTCAGCGTTTCGGCGAGATGGAGTGCTGGGCCATGCAGGCCTACGGTGCGGCATACACGCTGCAGGAGCTTCTCACCATCAAGTCGGACGACGTCGTCGGCCGCGTGAAGGTGTACGAGGCAATCGTCAAGGGCGAGAACATCCCGGAACCGGGTATCCCCGAATCGTTCAAGGTGCTGCTGAAGGAACTTCAGTCGCTGTGCCTGAACGTCGAGGTGCTCAGCTCCGACGGTGCTGCCATCGAGATGCGTGACGGTGACGACGAGGACCTCGAGCGGGCTGCGGCCAACCTCGGGATCAACCTCTCGCGCAACGAGTCCGCCACTGTCGACGACTTGGCGAACTGA
- a CDS encoding MCE family protein, which translates to MNALRRRALGLVFFVVVILFLTLTIMQYNKSFTNFVNVKLSTTSAGNALPANADVKARGLIVGEVRSVEPDIKDGSVVVTLGLQPDKAKLLPTDTTARILPKTLFGERFVSLQIPEGQEGTADDHLTGGDLIEEDKSGNAVELQQLFDQLLPVLEAIPPADLNITLSALSKALSGNGERLGTSFEQLNTIFKDINANMPELQGTLRGLASFSETYSEALPDLVDSLDNLRTTTNTLYERQGDLRTLIASVTQVAVDGTNFLTTNRKDLVDLAIQSEPLLTALARYSPTFGCTFENFAGLVPEADVITGKGTENPGVRVNLQFVNPRGRYLPNQDEPRLFDQRGPICYPQPGNGRPFPQYPYGSVNDGSYQVPSRNAGPRNLPVLPEPQFSGVPSGTIGEAEQQQDPPTNYSDPRNKLQMRAIVAASSGKDPAEVPGWITMAAAPMMQGQQVSIR; encoded by the coding sequence ATGAACGCTCTTCGCCGCCGGGCTCTGGGCCTGGTGTTCTTCGTCGTTGTCATCTTGTTCCTGACGTTGACGATCATGCAGTACAACAAGTCGTTCACGAACTTCGTCAACGTCAAGCTCTCCACCACCTCTGCCGGAAACGCGCTGCCCGCGAACGCCGATGTGAAGGCCCGTGGGCTGATCGTCGGAGAGGTGCGCAGCGTCGAACCCGACATCAAAGACGGGTCGGTGGTGGTCACGCTCGGACTCCAGCCGGACAAGGCAAAATTGTTGCCTACCGACACCACCGCCCGCATCCTTCCGAAAACGCTCTTCGGCGAGCGGTTCGTGTCGCTGCAGATTCCCGAAGGCCAAGAGGGCACCGCAGACGATCATCTCACCGGTGGGGACCTCATCGAGGAAGACAAGTCGGGCAACGCCGTGGAGTTGCAGCAGCTGTTCGACCAATTGCTGCCGGTGCTCGAGGCGATTCCACCCGCCGACCTCAACATCACCCTCTCGGCGTTGTCGAAGGCGTTGTCGGGCAATGGTGAACGGCTGGGCACGAGCTTCGAGCAACTCAATACGATCTTCAAGGACATCAACGCGAACATGCCTGAGCTGCAGGGCACCTTGCGCGGACTCGCGAGCTTCTCCGAGACCTATTCCGAGGCGCTGCCCGATCTCGTGGACTCGCTCGACAATCTGCGTACGACGACCAACACGCTCTACGAACGCCAGGGTGACCTGCGGACGCTGATCGCTTCGGTGACGCAGGTTGCTGTCGACGGAACGAACTTCTTGACCACAAACCGGAAAGATCTCGTGGACCTGGCAATTCAGTCTGAACCGCTGCTGACGGCGCTCGCGAGGTATTCGCCGACCTTCGGTTGTACGTTCGAGAACTTCGCAGGACTGGTCCCCGAGGCCGACGTCATCACCGGTAAGGGCACCGAGAACCCAGGCGTGCGGGTGAACTTGCAATTCGTCAACCCGCGCGGCCGGTACCTGCCGAACCAGGACGAACCACGGTTGTTCGACCAGCGCGGACCGATCTGCTACCCGCAGCCCGGCAACGGGCGGCCGTTCCCGCAGTACCCCTACGGTTCGGTCAATGACGGTTCGTACCAGGTTCCGTCGCGGAACGCCGGTCCCAGAAACCTGCCCGTCCTGCCCGAGCCGCAGTTCTCCGGTGTCCCGTCGGGGACGATCGGTGAGGCCGAGCAGCAGCAGGATCCGCCGACCAACTACAGCGATCCGCGGAACAAGCTCCAGATGCGCGCTATCGTCGCGGCGTCATCGGGCAAGGATCCTGCCGAGGTCCCGGGATGGATCACCATGGCAGCGGCACCGATGATGCAGGGACAGCAGGTGAGCATTCGATGA
- a CDS encoding MCE family protein, producing the protein MKSLVGPLVKLIVFSVVTVFATSVLAFAVANGGGGGGTDFKAIFTDATQVAKGDDVRIAGVRVGQVSGVEIVNRDEAQVSFSVDRGELPAGVRVTIKLRNLTGQRYLSLEKGPGDPSDTISGGATIGLQNTTEAINLTELFNGFRPLFQQLTADDVNKLSEEIIQVFQGESGTVSELVRDTASLTNTIADRDQVIGTLIDNLTVVLKNLNDHDDQFTALLTNTEKFVTGLASQRGSVGSAITSLSNLTAVTASILQPTRPAIQGSIAALNDLGQTVVQRQDEIKQTLTNLPVKLQKIGRAATFGSWFQFYLCGLDVTAGNGSSAVLTQPLIPLPDINHVLYTSAATRCWANEDPP; encoded by the coding sequence ATGAAGAGTCTTGTCGGACCCCTCGTCAAGCTGATCGTCTTCTCAGTTGTCACGGTTTTCGCCACCTCGGTACTCGCGTTTGCGGTCGCCAACGGTGGTGGCGGTGGCGGCACCGACTTCAAGGCGATCTTCACCGACGCCACCCAGGTCGCCAAGGGCGACGACGTCCGCATCGCCGGCGTGCGTGTCGGCCAGGTCAGTGGCGTGGAGATCGTCAATCGAGACGAAGCGCAGGTCAGCTTCTCCGTGGATCGTGGGGAGTTGCCTGCGGGCGTCCGGGTCACGATCAAGCTGCGTAACCTCACGGGCCAGCGGTACCTCTCGCTCGAGAAGGGTCCCGGAGATCCCAGCGACACGATCAGTGGCGGAGCCACGATCGGCTTGCAGAACACCACGGAGGCGATCAACCTCACCGAGCTGTTCAACGGGTTCCGCCCATTGTTCCAGCAGCTCACCGCAGACGACGTGAACAAGTTGTCCGAAGAGATCATCCAGGTGTTCCAGGGCGAGAGTGGCACGGTCTCGGAACTGGTCCGGGACACGGCCAGCCTCACCAACACGATCGCCGATCGCGATCAGGTGATCGGCACACTGATCGACAACCTCACCGTGGTGCTCAAAAACCTCAACGACCACGACGACCAGTTCACCGCGCTGCTGACGAACACCGAGAAGTTCGTCACAGGTCTTGCGTCGCAACGAGGTTCGGTCGGGTCGGCGATCACATCACTGTCCAACCTGACCGCGGTGACGGCGTCGATTCTGCAACCGACCAGGCCGGCGATCCAGGGCTCGATCGCGGCACTGAACGACTTGGGTCAGACCGTCGTGCAACGCCAAGACGAGATCAAGCAGACCCTGACCAACCTGCCGGTGAAGCTCCAGAAGATCGGGCGGGCAGCGACATTCGGTTCGTGGTTCCAGTTCTACCTCTGTGGACTGGACGTCACTGCAGGAAATGGCAGCAGCGCAGTGCTGACGCAGCCGCTGATCCCGCTGCCAGACATCAACCACGTCCTGTACACCAGCGCAGCGACACGCTGCTGGGCAAACGAGGATCCACCGTGA
- a CDS encoding MCE family protein: protein MSDRSRQGRSPVTVGFIGILVLLMLSSTAFFLNSLPLIGAGVIYSANFSEAAGLKPDAEVRVAGVKVGNVRAVELDGDKVRVDMQVSQAWIGDQTTASIQIKTVLGQKYVALDPQGSELADPKDVIPLSRTTSPYDVIEAFSDAADQIEEVDTNQLATSMRTLSDAFSGTPADLRASLDGLTRLSETIASRDQKVQELLEATKDTSKILADRNQEFERLINGAGQLLEELNNRQQSISRLLSSTITLSDALSGIVKDNQEQIGPTLETLRQVIEILNDQNENLRQSLTYMAPFYRLYANVLGSGRWFDSVVTNILPPALPQQNTTRLPVQQKQLNNGGGTVAGQ, encoded by the coding sequence ATGAGCGATCGATCCAGGCAGGGACGCAGTCCGGTCACAGTGGGGTTCATCGGCATCCTCGTGCTACTGATGCTGTCCTCGACTGCCTTTTTCCTCAACTCGCTGCCGCTGATCGGCGCCGGCGTCATCTACTCGGCGAACTTCTCTGAGGCCGCTGGGCTCAAGCCCGACGCGGAGGTGCGCGTCGCCGGCGTCAAGGTCGGCAACGTGCGGGCAGTTGAACTGGACGGCGACAAGGTCCGGGTCGACATGCAGGTCAGCCAGGCCTGGATCGGCGACCAGACCACCGCGTCCATCCAGATCAAGACCGTGTTGGGCCAGAAGTACGTGGCACTCGATCCCCAGGGCAGCGAACTCGCGGACCCGAAGGATGTCATCCCGCTGAGCCGCACCACCTCGCCGTATGACGTGATCGAGGCGTTCTCCGATGCCGCCGATCAGATCGAAGAAGTCGACACCAACCAGCTCGCGACCAGCATGCGCACGTTGTCGGATGCCTTTTCGGGCACCCCTGCCGACCTCCGCGCCTCGCTCGACGGGCTCACCCGTCTGTCGGAGACCATCGCCAGCCGCGATCAGAAGGTCCAGGAACTGTTGGAGGCGACCAAAGACACCTCCAAGATCCTCGCCGACCGCAACCAGGAGTTCGAGCGGTTGATCAACGGTGCGGGACAGTTGCTCGAGGAACTGAACAACCGTCAGCAGTCGATCTCACGGCTGCTCTCGAGCACGATCACGCTCTCCGATGCCCTCAGCGGAATCGTCAAGGACAACCAGGAGCAGATCGGCCCGACGCTGGAAACCCTGCGCCAGGTGATCGAGATCCTCAACGACCAGAACGAAAACCTGCGTCAGTCGCTCACGTACATGGCGCCGTTCTACCGGCTCTACGCCAACGTGCTGGGCAGCGGTCGCTGGTTCGACTCGGTGGTCACCAACATCCTGCCGCCGGCCCTGCCGCAGCAGAACACGACAAGGCTCCCCGTGCAGCAAAAGCAACTGAACAACGGCGGCGGAACGGTGGCCGGGCAATGA
- a CDS encoding MCE family protein, producing MRSPIRAGVVGRRRLVKASAAVLAGAALITVGGCGTQGLQSVPLPGGANLGDAPRTYKLQFLDVLDLVPQSTVKFNGIEVGRVDSIKVSPDQWTAEVVIEVQNTVDLSDASTAEVQQTNLLGEKYVALEDPPENANLPRQNPAEVIGCPEVGSPECRTRTATDIEQVLGALSLLLNGGGVSQLKPIVDELNTALDGRETQVKGLLNETATLISGLEEQKNNIVTALDGLDKLSNRARSQTDQINRVLDELPRGVAVLEEQRPQLVAMLEQVDRLGVVGVQVLGTAREEIITDLKALRPTLQALAGAAPDLITASPLLFTYPFPDALLPGVKGDSTNLFANLDLRLLNQLEALGVGQGEPVYSPPRTGPQPIIDPANPYYNGNGPRLGWPTITLLPLPNARPGPNTPPSGGQYALMPEERGQQSFLQGPMNMLANANVGAAS from the coding sequence ATGAGATCGCCCATACGCGCAGGAGTCGTCGGGCGTAGGCGACTGGTGAAGGCGAGCGCTGCCGTACTGGCCGGTGCCGCGCTGATCACGGTCGGTGGGTGCGGTACGCAAGGGCTGCAATCCGTGCCGCTGCCCGGTGGAGCCAACCTCGGTGATGCACCTCGTACCTACAAGCTCCAGTTCCTCGATGTACTCGACCTCGTCCCACAGTCGACGGTCAAGTTCAACGGAATCGAGGTCGGCCGCGTGGATTCGATCAAGGTGTCGCCTGATCAGTGGACTGCCGAGGTCGTCATCGAGGTGCAGAACACCGTTGACCTGTCCGACGCGTCCACCGCGGAAGTCCAGCAGACAAACCTTCTCGGTGAGAAGTACGTGGCCCTCGAGGATCCGCCGGAGAACGCGAACCTGCCTCGGCAAAACCCTGCCGAGGTCATCGGATGTCCCGAGGTCGGATCTCCGGAATGCCGGACCCGCACCGCGACCGACATCGAACAGGTTCTCGGCGCGTTGTCACTGCTGCTCAACGGTGGCGGTGTGTCGCAGCTCAAGCCCATCGTCGATGAGTTGAACACCGCCCTCGACGGCCGCGAAACCCAGGTGAAGGGGCTCCTCAACGAGACCGCGACCCTGATCAGCGGTCTCGAAGAACAGAAGAACAACATCGTGACCGCACTCGACGGGCTCGACAAGCTGTCGAATCGCGCTCGTTCGCAGACGGACCAGATCAACCGGGTTCTCGACGAATTGCCCAGGGGTGTCGCGGTTCTGGAAGAGCAACGTCCACAGTTGGTGGCCATGCTCGAACAGGTCGACCGCCTGGGTGTCGTCGGTGTGCAGGTCCTCGGCACCGCCCGCGAGGAGATCATCACCGACCTCAAGGCCCTGCGGCCGACACTGCAGGCGCTGGCCGGAGCCGCACCGGATCTGATCACCGCCTCGCCGCTGCTGTTCACCTACCCGTTCCCGGATGCATTGTTGCCGGGCGTGAAGGGTGACTCGACCAACCTGTTCGCCAACCTCGACCTCCGGCTGCTCAATCAGCTCGAAGCACTCGGGGTCGGGCAGGGAGAACCGGTGTACAGTCCGCCGCGGACCGGACCGCAGCCGATCATCGACCCGGCCAACCCGTACTACAACGGCAACGGTCCACGGCTCGGCTGGCCGACGATCACGTTGCTTCCACTGCCGAATGCGCGGCCGGGGCCGAACACGCCCCCTTCGGGCGGGCAGTACGCGCTGATGCCGGAAGAACGCGGGCAGCAGAGCTTCCTGCAGGGCCCGATGAACATGCTGGCCAACGCTAACGTCGGAGCTGCATCATGA